In the genome of Neovison vison isolate M4711 chromosome 3, ASM_NN_V1, whole genome shotgun sequence, one region contains:
- the EEF1B2 gene encoding elongation factor 1-beta, producing MGFGDLKSPAGLQVLNDYLADKSYIEGYVPSQADVAVFEAVSGPPPADLYHALRWYNHIKSYEKEKASLPGVKKALGKYGPANVEDTTGSGATDSKDDDDIDLFGSDDEEESEEAKRLREERLAQYESKKAKKPALVAKSSILLDVKPWDDETDMAKLEECVRSIQADGLVWGSSKLVPVGYGIKKLQIQCVVEDDKVGTDMLEERITAFEDYVQSMDVAAFNKI from the exons ATGGGTTTTGGAGACCTGAAAAGCCCCGCCGGCCTCCAGGTGCTCAACGACTACCTAGCGGACAAGAGCTACATCGAGGG GTATGTGCCGTCACAAGCAGACGTGGCAGTATTCGAAGCAGTCTCCGGCCCCCCGCCTGCCGACTTGTATCATGCCCTCCGTTGGTATAATCACATCAAGTCTTACGAGAAGGAAAAGGCCAG ccttCCAGGAGTGAAGAAAGCTTTGGGCAAGTATGGCCCTGCCAATGTGGAAGACACCACAGGAAGTGGAGCTACAGATAGTAAAGATGATGATGACATTGATCTCTTTGGATCTGATGATGAGGAG gaAAGCGAGGAAGCAAAGAGGCTAAGAGAGGAACGCCTTGCACAGTATGAGTCAAAGAAAGCCAAAA AACCTGCGCTTGTTGCCAAGTCTTCCATACTACTAGATGTGAAACCCTGGGACGATGAGACGGATATGGCAAAACTAGAGGAGTGCGTCCGAAGCATTCAGGCAGATGGCTTGGTCTGGGGCTCTT cTAAACTAGTTCCAGTGGGATATGGAATTAAAAAACTTCAAATACAGTGTGTAGTGGAAGATGATAAAGTTGGAACAGATATGCTGGAGGAACGGATCACTGCGTTTGAGGACTATGTGCAGTCCATGGACGTGGCTGCTTTTAATAAGATCTAA
- the NDUFS1 gene encoding NADH-ubiquinone oxidoreductase 75 kDa subunit, mitochondrial produces the protein MLRIPLRRALVGLSNKSSKGCVRTTATAASNLIEVFVDGQSVMVEPGTTVLQACEKVGMQIPRFCYHERLSVAGNCRMCLVEIEKAPKVVAACAMPVMKGWNILTNSEKSKKAREGVMEFLLANHPLDCPICDQGGECDLQDQSMMFGSDRSRFLEGKRAVEDKNIGPLVKTIMTRCIQCTRCIRFASEIAGVDDLGTTGRGNDMQVGTYVEKMFMSELSGNIIDICPVGALTSKPYAFTARPWETRKTESIDVMDAVGSNIVVSTRTGEVMRILPRMHEDINEEWISDKTRFAYDGLKRQRLTEPMVRNEKGLLTYTSWEDALSRVAGMLQSFQGNDVAAIAGGLVDAEALVALKDLLNRVDSDTLCTEEVFPTAGAGTDLRSNYLLNTTIAGVEEADLVLLVGTNPRFEAPLFNARIRKSWLHNDLKVALIGSPVDLTYRYDHLGDSPKVLQDIAFGSHPFSQVLHEAKKPMVVLGSSALQRNDGAAILAAVSNIAQKIRTSSGVSGDWKVMNILHRIASQVAALDLGYKPGVEAIRKNPPKVLFLLGADGGCITRQDLPKDCFIIYQGHHGDVGAPIADVILPGAAYTEKSATYVNTEGRAQQTKVAVTPPGLAREDWKILRALSEIAGMTLPYDTLDQVRNRLEEVSPNLVRYDDVEGANYFQQANELSKLVNQQLLADPLVPPQLTIKDFYMTDSISRASQTMAKCVKAVTEGAQAVEEPSIC, from the exons ATGTTAAGGATACCTCTAAGAAGGGCCTTAGTAGGCCTTTCTAATAAGTCTTCCAAAGGATGtg TTCGAACAACTGCCACAGCAGCAAGCAACTTAATTGAAGTATTTGTTGATGGTCAATCTGTCATGGTGGAACCAGGAACTACCGTCCTCCAA GCTTGTGAGAAGGTTGGCATGCAGATCCCTCGGTTCTGTTATCATGAAAGATTGTCTGTTGCTGGAAACTGTAGGATGTGCCTGGTTGAAATTGAGAAAGCTCCTAAG GTTGTAGCTGCTTGTGCCATGCCAGTAATGAAAGGTTGGAATATCCTGACAAACtcagagaaatcaaagaaagccAG AGAAGGTGTGATGGAGTTCTTGCTAGCAAATCACCCACTGGACTGTCCTATTTGTGACCAGGGAGGTGAATGTGATCTGCAG GACCAGTCCATGATGTTCGGAAGTGATAGGAGCCGATTTTTAGAAGGGAAACGGGCTGTGGAGGACAAGAACATTGGGCCATTGGTAAAGACCATCATGACTAGATGTATACAGTGTACTCGCTGCATCAG GTTTGCAAGTGAAATTGCAGGAGTAGATGATTtgggaacaacaggcagaggaaaTGATATGCAAGTTGGCACATATGttgaaaagatgttcatgtcTGAGCTTTCTGGAAATATCATTGATATCTGCCCAGTAGGTGCCCTGACCTCTAAGCCCTATGCTTTTACTGCCCGCCCTTGGGAAACAAG AAAGACGGAATCCATTGATGTCATGGATGCAGTTGGAAGTAATATTGTGGTAAGCACAAGAACAGGAGAGGTGATGAGGATTTTGCCAAGGATGCACGAGGACATCAATGAAGAGTGGATCTCTGATAAAACCAG ATTTGCCTATGATGGGCTAAAACGTCAAAGACTTACGGAGCCGATGGTCAGAAATGAAAAGGGGCTTTTAACCTATACCTCCTGGGAGGATGCACTCTCTCGTGTAGCTGGAATG TTGCAGAGTTTTCAAGGCAATGATGTGGCAGCAATTGCAGGTGGCTTGGTGGATGCTGAAGCCCTGGTAGCTCTCAAAGATTTGCTTAATAGGGTGGACTCTGACACCCTGTGCACGGAAGAGGTCTTCCCCACTGCAGGAGCTGG CACAGATTTGCGTTCCAACTATCTTCTTAATACTACAATTGCTGGTGTGGAAGAGGCAGATCTTGTCCTTCTGGTTGGTACAAATCCACGTTTTGAGGCACCACTGTTTAATGCTAGAATTCGAAAGAG cTGGCTTCACAATGACTTAAAAGTGGCCCTTATTGGCAGCCCAGTGGATCTCACTTATAGATACGACCATCTGGGAGATTCTCCCAAAGTTCTTCAAGACATTGCTTTCGGTAGCCATCCATTCAGCCAG gtgtTACATGAAGCTAAAAAACCAATGGTGGTTTTAGGCAGTTCTGCACTCCAGAGAAATGATGGTGCAGCAATTCTTGCAGCTGTTTCCAACATTGCTCAGAAGATTCGGACGAGTAGTGGTGTTTCTGGTGATTGGAAAGTTATGAATATCCTTCATAG GATTGCAAGCCAAGTAGCTGCTTTGGACCTTGGCTATAAACCTGGGGTGGAAGCAATTCGCAAGAACCCTCCCAAAGTGCTGTTTCTCCTGGGAGCAGATGGAGGTTGTATCACTCGACAGGATTTGCCAAAGGATTGTTTCATTATTTATCAAG GACATCATGGTGACGTCGGCGCTCCGATAGCTGATGTTATTCTCCCAGGCGCTGCTTACACAGAGAAGTCAGCTACTTATGTCAATACTGAGGGCCGAGCCCAGCAGACTAAAGTAGCAGTGACACCTCCTGGCTTGGCAAGAGAAGACTGGAAAATTCTAAGAGCCCTCTCTGAG ATTGCAGGTATGACTCTTCCGTATGATACTCTGGATCAAGTAAGGAACAGACTGGAAGAAGTCTCTCCTAATCTTGTCCGATATGATGATGTCGAAGGAGCCAATTATTTCCAACAAGCAAATGAGCTCTCCAAG CTAGTGAACCAGCAACTTCTTGCTGATCCGCTTGTTCCACCTCAGCTAACAATAAAAGACTTCTACATGACAG ATTCAATTAGCAGAGCCTCACAGACAATGGCCAAATGTGTCAAAGCTGTCACGGAGGGTGCCCAGGCGGTAGAGGAACCATCCATATGCTGA